A genomic region of Macaca mulatta isolate MMU2019108-1 chromosome 5, T2T-MMU8v2.0, whole genome shotgun sequence contains the following coding sequences:
- the LOC720104 gene encoding LOW QUALITY PROTEIN: double homeobox protein 4-like protein 4 (The sequence of the model RefSeq protein was modified relative to this genomic sequence to represent the inferred CDS: inserted 4 bases in 2 codons; substituted 1 base at 1 genomic stop codon), giving the protein MRAAGRLGRPPGWTCAPCTGRLRGTGARRPLSARVCPRSSGQVSPRWLPTPADGALPAGARGPGPRRRLVWTPSQREALRACFERNPYPGIATREELAQAIGIPEPRVQIWFQNERSRPLRQHRRESRPWPGKHGPQEGRRKRTAVTRSQTALLLRAFQQDRFPGIATREELARETGLPESRIQIWFQNRRARHPGQGGGASAHAGGPGDAAPGGCAPAPSPVAFTHTGAWGTVXAPCAPGALPPGAFVGQGAGAVAPLQPSQAAQAAGISHPAPAGGDWDFSYAALATPEGALSHPQTPREWPPRPSQWRGDRDPQHHSLPGPCSVGQPGPARAEPQGQGVLAPPTSQGSPWXGWGQGPQVARAAWESQVWTAPPLGPAPPEASARQEQMQAIXGRSSALPSSLLDELLETPEFLQQAQPFLETEAPGELQDLGEPALLEPLLLSEEEYRALLEEL; this is encoded by the exons ATGAGAGCCGCTGGCCGGCTGGGCCGGCCTCCTGGCTGGACCTGCGCGCCGTGCACAGGCCGACTGAGGGGCACGGGAGCccgccggcctctctctgcccgtgtCTGTCCGCGAAGTTCCGGCCAGGTCTCCCCGCGATGGCTCCCGACACCTGCCGACGGCGCCCTCCCGGCGGGAGCCCGAGGACCAGGACCGCGAAGGAGACTCGTTTGGACcccgagccagagggaggccctgcgagcctgctttgagcggaacccgtacccgggcatcgccaccagggaagagctggcccaggccatcggcattccggagcccagggtccagatttggtttcagaacgagagatcgcgcccgctgaggcagcaccggcgggaatctcggccctggcccgggaaacacggcccgcaagaaggcaggcgaaagcggaccgccgtcacccggtcccagaccgccctgctcctgcgagccttccagcaggatcgctttccaggcatcgccacccgggaagaactggccagagagacgggcctcccggagtcccggattcagatttggtttcagaaccggagggccaggcacccaggccagggtggcggggCATCGGCGCACGCAGGCGGCCCGGGCGACGCGGCCCCCGGCGGGTGTGCCCCCGCTCCCTCGCCGGTCGCCTTCACCCACACCGGGGCGTGGGGAACGGT CGCGCCCTGCGCGCCGGGGGCTCTCCCACCGGGGGCTttcgtgggccagggagcaggggccgtcgccccgctgcagcccagccaggctgcgcaggcagcagggatctcccatcctgccccggcaggcggggattgggatttttcctacgctgccctggcgactccggaaggggcgctctcccaccctcagactccccgggagtggcctccgcgcccgagccaatggcggggggatcgggacccgcagcaccacagcctgccgggcccttgctcggtgggacagcctgggcccgctcgagctgagccgcagggccagggtgtgctTGCGCCTCCCACGTCCCAGGGGAGTCCGTGGTgaggctggggccaggggccccaggtcgCCAGGGCGGCGTGGGAATCCCAAGTCTGGACAGCTCCACCTCTGGGGCCCGCGCCTCCGGAGGCCTCCGCGCggcaggagcagatgcaagccat cgggcgctcgtctgcactcccctccagcctgctggatgagctcctggagaccCCAGAGTTTCTGCAGCAGGCGCAACCTTTCTTAGAAACGGAGGCCCCGGGGGAGCTGCAGGACTTGGGAGAGCCCGCTTTGCTGGAACCGCTACTCCTCAGCGAGGAGGAATAccgggctctgctggaggagctttag
- the LOC100428708 gene encoding protein FRG2-like isoform X2, whose amino-acid sequence MGKGNEDPDLHCSSMQHPTDQPPSPQIFTERGPDEKKPFKGKGKTASSHSREKHIQRQGLEPNPNKEENSEETNLKAGNSTAGSEPESSSYRENCRKRKISSKDSCQDRAGNCPEEECSLPLKKKSRSSTAVHNSEIQETCDGHHGGHSRARTGRSQRHTSRALGVQTPSLRKSLVTSVRAMSEAIYQDLAQVWAQQIRSPLTWEQLTLLTQLWGPLCAQVQTLYSMSTQAAYVFPAEGWLVPATLPGPGDSALDREAHPWAGDN is encoded by the exons ATGGGAAAGGGAAATGAAGACCCGGATCTCCACTGCTCCTCCATGCAGCACCCCACTGACCAGCCCCCTTCCCCACAGATCTTTACAGAAAGGGGCCCAGATGAGAAGAAACCATTCAAAGGAAAAGGCAAGACGGCCTCCTCCCATTCCCGTGAGAAGCACATACAAAGGCAAG GATTGGAGCCCAATCCAAACAAGGAGGAGAATTCTGAGGAAACCAACCTCAAGGCTGGGAACAGCACTGCTGGATCCG AACCAGAGTCCAGCTCATACCGGGAAAactgcaggaaaagaaaaatcagttccAAGGACAGCTGCCAAGACAGAGCAG GGAACTGTCCAGAAGAAGAGTGCAGCTTGccgctgaaaaaaaaatcaagatcctCCACTGCTGTGCACAACAGTGAAATCCAGGAGACTTGTGATGGCCACCATGGGGGACATTCCAGGGCTCGCACTGGGCGCAGCCAGCGGCACACGTCTCGGGCCCTAGGAGTCCAAACACCGTCACTTCGAAAAAGCTTGGTGACCTCTGTGCGAGCTATGTCGGAGGCTATTTATCAAGACCTAGCCCAGGTGTGGGCACAGCAGATCCGTTCTCCACTGACCTGGGAGCAGCTCACACTGCTCACTCAGCTCTGGGGGCCTCTGTGTGCCCAGGTGCAGACCTTGTATTCCATGTCCACCCAGGCAGCTTATGTCTTCCCTGCTGAGGGCTGGCTTGTCCCAGCCACACTGCCTGGTCCTGGGGATTCAGCCCTGGATAGAGAAGCCCATCCCTGGGCAGGAGATAACTGA
- the LOC100428708 gene encoding protein FRG2-like-2 isoform X1, with amino-acid sequence MGKGNEDPDLHCSSMQHPTDQPPSPQIFTERGPDEKKPFKGKGKTASSHSREKHIQRQAGLEPNPNKEENSEETNLKAGNSTAGSEPESSSYRENCRKRKISSKDSCQDRAGNCPEEECSLPLKKKSRSSTAVHNSEIQETCDGHHGGHSRARTGRSQRHTSRALGVQTPSLRKSLVTSVRAMSEAIYQDLAQVWAQQIRSPLTWEQLTLLTQLWGPLCAQVQTLYSMSTQAAYVFPAEGWLVPATLPGPGDSALDREAHPWAGDN; translated from the exons ATGGGAAAGGGAAATGAAGACCCGGATCTCCACTGCTCCTCCATGCAGCACCCCACTGACCAGCCCCCTTCCCCACAGATCTTTACAGAAAGGGGCCCAGATGAGAAGAAACCATTCAAAGGAAAAGGCAAGACGGCCTCCTCCCATTCCCGTGAGAAGCACATACAAAGGCAAG CAGGATTGGAGCCCAATCCAAACAAGGAGGAGAATTCTGAGGAAACCAACCTCAAGGCTGGGAACAGCACTGCTGGATCCG AACCAGAGTCCAGCTCATACCGGGAAAactgcaggaaaagaaaaatcagttccAAGGACAGCTGCCAAGACAGAGCAG GGAACTGTCCAGAAGAAGAGTGCAGCTTGccgctgaaaaaaaaatcaagatcctCCACTGCTGTGCACAACAGTGAAATCCAGGAGACTTGTGATGGCCACCATGGGGGACATTCCAGGGCTCGCACTGGGCGCAGCCAGCGGCACACGTCTCGGGCCCTAGGAGTCCAAACACCGTCACTTCGAAAAAGCTTGGTGACCTCTGTGCGAGCTATGTCGGAGGCTATTTATCAAGACCTAGCCCAGGTGTGGGCACAGCAGATCCGTTCTCCACTGACCTGGGAGCAGCTCACACTGCTCACTCAGCTCTGGGGGCCTCTGTGTGCCCAGGTGCAGACCTTGTATTCCATGTCCACCCAGGCAGCTTATGTCTTCCCTGCTGAGGGCTGGCTTGTCCCAGCCACACTGCCTGGTCCTGGGGATTCAGCCCTGGATAGAGAAGCCCATCCCTGGGCAGGAGATAACTGA